ACCGTACACTGCCCGGAGCAGTTCGCTTCTGCCCGAGCCTACCAGACCCGCAAGTCCCAGGATCTCCCCTCTTTTCACCCCGAAAGAGACCCCGTCTATCATGTTCTTGTTCGGTGCAAACGGATGCGGTACCACCATATCGGTTACACGGAATACTTCATCACCAAACGTCTTGTGCGACTCCGGATAAAAGGAATCCATTTCCCGTCCGATCATATCCGCGATGATCTGATTCGGCACAATTTCAGTCTTTTCATACTCCGACACCACACATCCGTTCCTCATCACAACCACACGGTCTGAAATGTCAAATACTTCCTCCAGTTTATGAGAAATATAGATGCAGGAAATACCGTCCGCTTTCAATTTCCGGATGATCTTCATCAGATTATCCGTCTCCTCCAGCGTCAGCGCCGCAGTTGGTTCGTCCAGTATCAAAATACTGGGGTTCTGAACCAGCGCCCTGGCGATACAGACCAGCTGCTGCATGCTGGCATTCAGGCTGCGCATCTGAATATCCACATCCAGATCAATATTCAGGCTGAGTAATGCCTTTTTTGCCTGTATCTTAAGCCGTTTCCAGTCGATCAGACCGTTTTTCCGTTTAGGCCAGTGGCCGAGCATGACGTTTTCTGCCGCCGTCATATCCAGCTGAATGTTCAGCTCCTGGGGAATCATACCGATCCCACATTTTTCCGCGCCCTGGGCATTCATGATTTCCACAGGTCTTCCGTCGACCTCTACCGTTCCCGTATAACTCCCGGAAGGATATGTCCCGCTCAGTACTTTCATCAGTGTAGACTTTCCTGCGCCGTTTTCCCCGACCAGTGACAGGACTTCCCCCTCCTCAAGCCTCAGCGAAACATGATCGAGCGCCTTGACACCGGGAAATACCTTTGTTACCTCTTTTACACATAACCTCTGTCTTCCCATCTGCTCTCCTTTTTGTCCCTCATGATGCTTCACTCTTTGTTTCCATCGACTTCAGGTCCGCTCTCATGGCACGCCGGCGCTTGTACTGATCCAGGATGACCGCTGCGATCAGGATCATTCCGATGACCACCTTCTGCCAGTAAACCGAGACCTTCATAAGCGTCATGCTGTTTTCCAGCACATTCATGAAGATCGCCCCAATCGCGGTCCCGAGGATCGTACCGCTTCCTCCGGTCGCACTTGTTCCGCCGATGATGACTGCCGCAATGACGGTCATCTCAAAACCTTCTCCGGAACTCGCCTGACCGCTGCCGAGACGCGCCGCCATCATAACACCGGTAAACGCCGCACAGACACCGGTGATCGCGTACGTTGCGATACTGGTACTCCTGATACGGATTCCCGAGAGCCTTGCCGCCTCGATATTCCCTCCGACCGCGTATACCGACCGCCCGAATGTCGTCTTGGACAATACGATATGCGCGATGACAGCCAGCACAAATCCGATAATCACAATCATTGGAATGTCCAGCAGTGTCGTCTGCTCAATCGCCTGAAAAGATTTTGGCAGCGGATAGATCGCCACTCCCTTCGTCAGGATGTAAACAACCCCTCTTCCCGCGTACATGGTGCCCAGTGTCACGATGAGCGGCGGTATCTGCATCTGCACGATCGTAAAACCGTTGAACAGACCGACCGCCAGACCCGCCAGGCATCCCAGAAGCACTGCGATCGGAACAGGAAGTCCTGCCTGCGCCGCCATTGCACCAACCGTACTCCCGAGTGCAAGTGTGGAACCGACGGAGATATCCAGCCCACCGCTGATAAATACGAGCGTCATTCCAAGCGCCGTGATCAGTGTGTAGCCGGAAGAACGCAGGACATTGAAGATGTTGCTCTTGGAAATAAAAGCCTGATTGATACAGATGACTACAATTACAAACACTATGGTTGCAATCAGAACCCCGCTTTCCTGCATTTTCCAAAACCTGGAAATCGCACTTTTTTTCTTTTGTTCCATAGAAATGTTTTCCCCCACTTTCTTCGGTGTTTTACTTGGTTATACGGAAATTATAGCGGACCGACACGTTTTTTGCATCGGGAATACTTATACAAAAATATTGAATTCTTACTGTCATTGTACTATGATAAAAAGTAAGAAGTTTATATCCCGCCCCGTCATTATGCCGAAAAGGAATGCCGCCCATGATTCGAAACATCAGAAATGTGCCCGGTGTCATGCCGACATCACTGGAATATTCATACAATCCCACCAATACCGCCCGTGAACTGTTTTTATACATTGAATATATCGGACATGCGTACTGCTCACAGGATTATTCGGTAATACGGACAAATTACTGCCACTATCTGCTCATGTACGTGCAAAGCGGAAAGGCGGTGGTGTCTACGGAAAAGCAGACATATGAAGTGGAACCCGGCGAGGCTTTTCTGATCGAAACACAAAAGCCCCATATCTATGGGGCTCTCGGGTCTCTGGAATCTTATTGGGTTCATTTTAACGGCAAGAATTTTCATCCTTTTTTCGAGCATCTGATCATGGCAAACCACAATCAGCATGTTTTTAATTTAAAAAACAATCCCGTGTTTCTCTGGAAACTTCAGGACATGTTAAGCACCTTCGAGTTCAACAAGCAGAACCCGGAGATCGTCATGTCTGCCAAACTGTATGAACTGCTGGGACTGATGCTGGTGAATTCCACAAGCGGAAATGCAGATAATATGGGGGAGCTGGCACTGTATATCAACAGAAATTACCACAAACCCCTTTCCCTGGAAAAGCTGGCAAAGAGAACGGGCTTAAGTGTTTCCCGGTTCTGTACACTGTTTAAAAAAGAGACCGGGTATTCTCCATATCAATATATCAAGAATACCCGGCTGCATGCCTCACGCAAGTATCTGACGAGCACGACCTGTTCGATGGACGAGATCGCTTCCTACGTCGGATTTGCGGATGCTTCCTCTTATATCGCGGCATTCCGCCATAAGTACGGGATCACTCCTCACCAGCTCAGAAAACGGCTGAATTCACGCTGACATTAAATTCTTTTATTTCACATCCATCGGCAAACGGACCCGGAATCGGCGTGATCCCCCGCAGTTTTCCGAAGTAATCCCGCCGGAACACGATCGGAGTCCCGTCCGGATTCTCGAATTTCTGTTCCGGCTCAAACGCCTCTCCCAGCGTTTCCGTTCCGATAAACGGTATTTCAATCTGAGGCAGATACTCATAAAGGTTTGTCTCAAGCGTATAGCTTCCATTATGTTCTATCAGCGCCATTGTAACGGTGTGTTCCGTATCGGTTCGGTAATTTTCTTCCGTATCACATGGCTGTGCACCGTTGAAGTATACATTTCCGCCTGTATAGACCGGGAGGTGCCGGTAATATAAATCTTTATTATTACCGTCACAGGTTGTCTCAGGAGTAAATCCTGCAAAGTATTCCTCCCCCGTGGGATATCCATCATACGGCTTCGTCCCGCAGACAAAATGACATTTCGTGATCCCGCTGTCATGTCTCTCCTCGGCAAATGCCGTCAGGTCTTCGCGGATATCCTGCTGCACAAAGATATTGTTATAAATTCTGACGTCCCCATGAAGTATTGTCATAAAACCAGCCACCTCTGTACGGTGCGGCATATGGTACGGGGTATACCGCGGAGACGGCAGCGTCCGGCTTCCATTATCTGTACCTTCGCCAACCCATGTGAAAGACCCTCCGATCAGATTATGTACCAGCGCAATGCCCTGCGCGCTGATGCGGCATGCGCAGTCGGACAGCAGCAGGTTATGATCGATGAGCGTGGGTCCGTGAGACACTTCTACAAACAGGTCCTCCGCAAGCGCAAGACCGTCCGCAATCTTCGTCCCCCTGGGCGGAACATTGTCATGAAACAGATTCTGCGTCACGCGTGTACCCTGTACCTGCCAGTCAAGCCAGATTCCGCGTGTACAATGGTGGATATGATTTCTCCGGAAAATCACGTCGATCGCCGCATGCATTTTGATCCCTCCGATCTCCGCGCCCGCCAGATCCTGCTTGTTATTAATATGATGGATATGATTATCTTCTATAATGGAGAACACACCGCCCAGATGCCCAACGATTCCTGTCTGTCCGCAGTCGTGGATATTACAGCGGCGAACGATATGCGAACCGACGGTTTCTTTTGACCAGCCTTCCGCCTGCGCCTGACAGATGATCTCGCGTTCCGTCTGCGCCCCGTCCTTCAGGCAGAATCTGGACCACTTATTCTCATTCTCCGGCTGCAGATATTTTCCAAGTGAAATGCCGGAGCATCGGGAATGTGAAATCTCACAGTCTTCGATAATCCAGCCTTTGGACCAGTGGGGTCCTACCATCCCTTCCTGCCACGCTGTCGGCGGCGCCCATGTGGTTGCCGCCTGTTTTACGGCAAATCCGGATAAGGTGATATAGTTTACGCCTGTCTTGTCGGGGAAGAAACAATTGCGGCGCACATTAATCTCAACGTTTTCCCTGTTCGGATCCGCACCCTGAAAATTGGCATAGATCACCGTATAATCTTCGTCCTGCTCAGTATACCAGGTATAGACGGTGAATGCGGGATCCCAGGAGGACTCATATACGACGGGCGCAAGCACTCCGTCAAGACTCATAACTTCATACATGGATTTTCCATTTAGATAAACATCCCCTGTATGAACCGGTTCCAGCGCATAATACCAGTCCCCGGAGATCCGTGTCGTGTATGGATTATAACTTCCGAAGATGCCGTTTGAGACCCGCGCTTTCCACACGTTCCCCTCATGGTGCACCCAGTTGTCAACGCGCTCGGCACCCGTGATCACAGCTCCCAGCGGCTGCTCAGAGCGGTAGACAATCCGGTGCTGTTCATCGGTGCCTCCGTTTGCCGGACTTACCGCCTCCCGGTAAATGCCGGGGGCAACGATGATCTCATCGCCCGCGCGGGCAACCGCAGCAGCCTCACCGATAGTCTGAAAAGGGGTTTCCTTCGAGCCGCACCCGTTTCCGGATGCATCAGCAGATACATAATAAATCATGGCCATTCCTCCCAAGTGTCTTTTTTGGTTATCTTATCCCCATTGTAGCCCCCTGCTGTTACAGAAACCATTGATTCATTCGCTGTCTTTTATTAAATATTTTGTCTTTTCACCGCTGTATTTTGACTGCCGTACATACGAACAGCAAAGATTATATGTGATGCTTTTTTCGCGCATTGACTCTCAGGCCTAAAAGGTAGTACACTGTTAATACAACTATTACGAAGGAAGAGGTGTTAAATAAATGCCAACAAACCAGACTGGCTCCAACCCGCTCGGCGTGGAACCGATCAATAAACTGCTGACCCGTTTTGCGGTACCCAGTATCATCGCCATGCTGGTCAGTGCACTGTACAACATTGTCGACCAGCTTTTTATCGGTCACAGTGTCGGAACTCTGGGAAATGCGGCCACCAATATTGCGTTTCCGCTGACCATCACCTGCACTGCCCTGTCTCTGATGTGCGGCATCGGCGGATCCGCAAACTTCAACCTGTCCCTCGGCAGGAATGACAAAGATGAAGCACGCCGCTATGCCGGCAGTGCAATCTGTATGCTGTTCTCTCTCGGACTCATCCTCTGTATCGTGGTACGGATTTTTTTACACCCGATGATGATCCTTTTCGGCGCTACTGCCGATATCATGGATTATTCAGTGACCTATACCAGCATTACATCGCTCGGGTTTCCGTTTCTGATCCTGACGGTCGGCGGTTCCAACCTGATACGTGCAGACGGCAGTCCCAGATTTTCCATGCTCTGCACTCTGACCGGCGCTGTCATCAATACCATCCTGGACCCGCTGTTTATCTTCGGCTTTGACATGGGAATGGCAGGCGCCGCCCTGGCCACCATTATCGGTCAGATCGTCTCCAGCATCATGGTCATCGTGTACTTCACCCGCTTTAAGACGGTACACCTCACCTTGAAGTCACTGATCCCATCATTCAAATACTGCAGGGATATTGTGGCGCTCGGCATGGCGCCCTGCTTCAACCAGCTCGCCATGATGGTGGTACAGATTGCGATGAACAACATTCTGCGGCACTACGGTGCCCAGTCGAACTACGGCAGTGAAATTCCACTTGCCTGTGCCGGCATCATTACCAAGGTCAATATGATCTTTTTCTCACTGTGCATCGGAATCTCACAGGGACTGCAGCCGATTGTCAGTTTCAACTACGGTGCAGAAAAATACCATCGTGTGCGGAAAGCCTACCTGAAAGCGGCGGCGGCGGCGACGATCGCTTCCTGTATCGCGTTTTTATGTTTTCAGTTGTTTCCCCGGCAGATCATCGGCTTGTTTGGTTCCGGAACAGAAGAGTATTTCCACTTTGCGGAAGAATACTTCCGAATCTTTCTGTTTTTCACCTTTATCAACGGCCTGCAGCCAGTTTCCGCCAATTTCTTTACCTCGATCGGAAAGGCGGGAAAAGGTATCTTTCTGTCACTGACGCGGCAGATCATCTTTCTGCTGCCGCTGATTATTATCCTGCCGATGGTCATGGGCATCGACGGGGTGATGTTCTCCGCACCGATCGCGGATTTTATGGCTGCCGTACTGGTCATATACTTTATGCGAAAAGAGCTGAAAGAGCTGACGGTTCTGGCAGCGTCAGAACATGTGGAAGCCGCATGATTCTACAAATTGCATGATTGAGATAAAAGATAATTAACAGCATCCGCATGATTTATTCAGATTTATGCGGATGCTGTTAATTTTTATACTTTTTGCCCTAAAAGTTAAGATAATACAATTTTTAGACAAGATAAGCAAATGCTGTCTGTATTTACCGGTGTTAAAATAGGATTATCAAAAAGATTTGCCGGCAGAACCTTAGAATATGAGAAAAGGGGCAGTTACAATGAAAAAAAGATCAGCAATTAAATTATTGGCATTTGCAATGGCAGCACTCATGACGACCGGATGTATGTCTGGCTGCGGAAGTCCAGAACAGAAAAAGGATGCGTCAGCCGACACCGCAGAAAATGCATCAGCAGATGCTGATTCTGACAGCAAGGCAGAAGAACAGTCGTCCGGGAAAGTATTCCGGGTCGGTTTCGTAAACATTGACAATGGGGACACGAACTGTTATCCCGCCATGATGAATTTCAAAGCATATGTTGAAAGCGCCGAGTTCGCAAAAGCAGTCGGCGCTGACAAAGTGGAAGCTTTAACAGCAGATTCCGCTCTCAATATCGAAAAACAGACCACTAACGTGGAAACACTCTTGACCAAGGGCCTCGATATGATGTTTATCATCGGAGTTGACACAGAAGGCAACACCACCTCTGTTGAGGCATGTAACAAAGAAGGGATTCCTGTATTTATGGTCGGTACAGAAGCTTCCGGCGGCGACTGGAAATTTGTCGGATTCGATGAGACGGAACTTGGTAAATTCCAGGGAGAATGGTGCGTTGAAAACCTTCCGGAAAACGCAAATATATGTTATGTAGAAGGAACACCGGGACGTGAAGCTGCCGTTATGCGTAAGCAGGGCTTTATGGATGCCATTGCAGAGCGTGAGGACCTGACTCTTCTGTCCAGCCAAAGCGGAGACTTTTCAACAGAGGAATCCATGCGGGTTACCGAAGACTGGATTCAGAAATATGGCGATGATATCGACTGTATTGTTGCTCCGGATAATTTTTCTATCCTTGGAGTATGTGAATCCCTGAAAGCAGCGGGAATGACAGATATCATTACCTGTGGTGTCGTGGGTAACCGTGATGATGCCAACCAGATCAAATCCGGAAACGAAAGCTACGGCGTTTTTTGTTACTGGCCGATGATCGGTACTCTTTGCGGTGAAATTGCACAGAAAGTTTACCTTGGCAAAGACATCGAAGAGAGAACAAATATCGAGTTATTCCACATGACAGCCGACAATTGTGACGAGCTGCTGGACAAGTATATTCCGGAATAGAACCATTATTTACAGACACGCAGCGCCGCAAAACATTCTGTTTAAGCGGCGCTGTGTGTCAGCTTTTCGTGAAGCCTTTATTTGGTTATCAGTTCAACCTCAACCGGAAGAGACTTCTCAACGGTATCTCCGGCGATCAGTTTCATCGCCGTATCCACAGCCGTCTCACCCATCAGTTCCGGCTTCTGTGCCACGGTAGCAGTCATTTTTCCGGCTTTGACAGCTGCCACTGCGTCATCTGTGGCATCAAATCCAACCACCCTGATATCTTTTCCGGATGCTGCGATCGCCTCCACTGCACCGAGTGCCATCTCGTCATTGTGCGCAAACACACCCTTGATGGAGGAATCAGACTGAAGGATATTCTCCATAACAGTCAGCCCTTCCGCACGGTTAAAGTTGGCCGACTGGCTCGTAACGACTTCAAGCGCTTCATCCGCCGCCTCATGGAACCCCGCACCTCTGTCGATGGTCGCCGAGGCACCCGGTACTCCCTCGATCTCCGCCGCTTTCGCACCTTCTCCGATCTGCTCAATCAGATATTCTGTCGCCATCCTCGCGCCCGCCACATTATCGGAAGCGATCTGGCAGTCCACTTCGACGCCGTTCACCACACGGTCCACAGAGATGACTTTGATTCCTTTAGATACGGCATTCTGTACCGCCGGAGCCACCGCGTCGGAATCGACCGGATTCACGATCAGTACACTTACGTTTCTGGAAATCAGGTCCTCAATATCACTCGTCTGCTTTGCGGCATCGTCACTCGCATCGACGACAACCAGTTTCACACCTTCAGCCTCGGCTTTTGCCTTTGCTCCGTCTGCCAGTGATACGAAGAACGGATTGTTAAGCGTCGATACTGAAAATCCTATTGCTCCGCTTCCGCCGCCGCCTTGAGCCGCGTCCCCCTCCCCGTCGATCGTGATGGCATTGCATCCTGCCAGACCGAGCAGCATGCAGACTCCCGCAACCAGTCCTGCTATTTTCTTTATATTCATGACTCTTCTCCTTTTTCTTCTCAGCGTTTCCGGTCGGACAATACGGCGACCAGAATAACCAGACCTTTGATGACATCCTGATAGTAGGATGATACGCCCAGAATGTTCAGACCGTTGTTCAGTACCGCGATGATCAGTACACCGATGAAAGTACCGTAGATCTTTCCGCGGCCGCCGCTCATGCTTGTTCCGCCGAGCGCTACCGCAGCGATGGCGTCCAGCTCATAACCGTCTCCGAGTGTCGGCTGTGCGGATCCCAGTCTCGACAGAAGGATCAGTCCGGACAAAGCCGCCATGAAACCGGAGATCGCATACGCGATGATCTTGGTCTTATGAATATTGATACCTGCCAGCTTCGCACACTTCCAGTTGCTTCCCGTAGCATACACGGCGCGTCCAAAGGTTGTTTTATTCAACAGGAAGAAAAATGCGATAAAAATAAGTACCAGCAGAATTACAGGAATCGGAATGCGGTAGAAATTACCTTTTCCGATCAGTTTCAGAACGAAGCTGTCTCCCAGGTTTGAGATCGGTTTTCCGCTGGTGAAGATCATCGTCAGTCCGCGGTAAACCGTCATCGTGATCAGCGTCGCGATAAACGGCTGCAGTCTTCCCTTCGTCACCAGCAGTCCGCTGACGATACCGAGTCCTGTACCGATCGCCAGCGCTCCGATCATGGCTGCTCCGGCAGGCACACCAGCTGCAATCATCCCTGCACAGAGTGCAGTACTAAGTGCCAGTACGGATCCCACGGACAGATCGATTGCATCCGTGAGGATGACACATGTCATGCCGAAGGCGATCAGTCCGTTGATGGATGACTGCCGAAGCAGTGATAAAAAGTTGCTCCATGTGCGGAATTCAGGGCTGACCACACTGATTCCTATGATCAGGATGATCAGTGCGATCAATGCACCCAGATCCTGCGCATGATTTAAAATTCCTTTTTGATTGGATTTCATGATATTGTACCTCCCGTCGCCAACGTCATAATATTCTCCTGGTTCGCCTCTTCCTTACTGATGATTCCGCGAACCTCCCCCTCTCTCACGACCATGATCCGGTCGCTCATTCCGAGGACCTCCGGGAGCTCAGAGGATACCATTATAATCGCTACGCCTTTCGCAGCCAGCTCATTGATAATTGTATAAATTTCTTTCTTGGCGCCGATATCCACTCCCCTGGTGGGTTCATCCAGAATCAGTATGCTGGGATTCGTGTAGATCCATTTCGCGAATACTACTTTCTGCTGGTTTCCGCCGCTAAGGTTATTGCATTCATGGTCAGGCCCGAAACACTTAATATGAAGCTCCCCGATGCCTTTCTCAACCAGATCCTGCTCCTTCTTTTTCTGCATGACCCTGTGACTGGAGACACTGGACAGATTTGCAAGGGCAATGTTCTTTTCAATACTCTCTTCCAGCATGAGTCCTTCCACCTTCCGGTCCTCCGTGATAAATCCGATTCCGCACTTCATCGCCTGAATCGGAGACTTAATACGCACTTCCCTGCCCTGAATCTCAACGGTTCCATGTTCATAGGAAAGATTTCCAAATATGGCCTGCATGATCTCTGTCCTTCCGGCGCCCATCAGCCCGGAAACCCCCAGGACCTCACCTGAGTGCACTTCAAAGTTCACATCCTGAAATACTCCCTGCTTCGTCAGACCCTTTACCTTCAGTACAGTCTCTCCTATTTTACTGCTCCGTACGGGATACCGCTCACCGATCTCACGTCCGATCATCATTTTGACGATCTCATTCATATTCGTCTCCGGTATATGTTTGGTACCCACGTAAGTCCCGTCTCTCAGCACGCTGATCCTGTCACACAGCTCGAAGATTTCCTCCATACGGTGCGAAATATATACGATAGATACTCCCGACTTCCGGAGGGATTGTATCACTTCAAACAGTATCATCGTCTCGCTCTGGGTCAGCGCCGCTGTCGGTTCGTCCATGATAATGACTTTGGCATCTACCATCAATGCCTTGCAGATTTCGATCATCTGCTGCTGCCCCACGGACAGATTGGACATCACCTCCGACGGTGATATATGAACGCCGAGCCTGTCCAGTGCCTCCGCCGCCTTTTTCCGCATTGCCTTCTGGTCACAGAGTCCAAATCTCGTCTTGATCTCTTTTCCCATAAAGAGATTTTCTTCCACCGTCAGGTCAAACAATACATTTAATTCCTGGTGGATAAATACGATGCCGGCCTTCTCAGCTTCCTGAGGGCTTTTGAAGTGTACTTCTCGTCCATCTACCAGTACAGTGCCTGCATCCCTGGTATAGACACCCGTCAGGATTTTCATAAGCGTGGATTTGCCCGCGCCGTTCTCGCCCATCAGCGCATGGACTTCACCGTCGCCCAGGACAAAACCTGCATCTTTCAGAACCTGATTGCTTCCGAAAGATTTATCGATTCCTTTCATCTCAATCTGCATGTCCTATGCCTCCCTTTCTCTTTCTCAGAACAAACAGCCGGACTGCAGAATGATGTTGGCATAAGGCGTAGTCTCACCTGTGCGGATCACCGCCCTGCACATCTTTGTCTGCTCTTTCAGCTCCCGGTGGCTGACATACTCTATCTCACATGGGTTATCCATTTTTTTAACCAGATCAAGTATCTCCTTCCACATTGCCGGGCTGTGTTCCTTTATTTCTTCTGCCAGAATAATTTTTTCTGTTTTCATATCACCGGTAACTTCCGTTAATACATCCATGAACCCCGGCACGCCTAATTTTACAGCCAGGTCAATCCTTTCTGTCTCGTCCGGTATCGGGAGTCCACAGTCTCCCACTGCCAGTGTATCCGTATGTCCCATGTAAGAAAGGACTCTTGAAATATCACTGTTTAAAATTCCATTTTTCTTCATTCTCTATTCTCCCAGTTCACTAATGACTTCTTCATAAGTCGGCATACCGCCCTGCGCGCCGAATTTTTCAGTGGAAAGGCCGGCCGCAGTATTTGCAAAGCGCAGTGCCGCTTCCATATTCCTGCCTTCTGTCATGGCAACAGTGAAAGCTCCGTTCAGAGTGTCACCCGCCCCTGTTGTATCTACAACCTTCGATTTTCTGGCAGGCACCAGGATCGTTTCCCCGCTCTTCAGACACGTCCCGACTCCGCGTGAGCCCTGTGTGATCACCAGTTTCTCCGGGTACGCCTTTAGAAGCTCTTCAAATGAACGCTCCTCCCCAAACAAAATCACCGCCTCATGTTCATTGGGCGTCAGATAAGTCACCTTCTCCAGAATCTCCTGACTTACCGGTCTGGCAGGTGCCGGGTTCAGTACAACCTTTACTCCATTTGCAGCGCAAAGTTCGGCAACATACTCAACCGTATCCTGCGGTATCTCATGCTGAAGCAGAACAATCTCACATTCAAGCAGAGAATCTTTTATCCCATTGATATAGTCAATATCCACACAGTCATTCGTTCCCGCTACCACAATGATCGTATTGTCATTCTCACCAACCGTGATGATCGCAAGTCCTGTAGGTACTCCTTTCACGATTCTGATATGCTGCGTTTTCACGCCCATGTTCGCAAGATTTTTGATAAGGCTTTCCCCCGCGGCATCATCGCCCACACAGCCGAACATTTCAACATCTGCACCCAGTCTTGCCATGGCTACTGCCTGATTCGCACCCTTTCCTCCCGGAATGTACTGCAGATCTTCACCTTTTAATGTCTCACCTTTCAGCGGTATCCTCTCAGCTTTGACTGTCATATCCATGTTAATGCTTCCCACTACTCCGATTTTTTTCATACTTCTTCCCTCTTTCTCAGCGTCGTCTCCCGCTCTATCAATTCCACTTCAAAATGATATCTGATATCCGTCTTTTTTCCTTCAATATGATCGATTAATACCCTGGCTGAAGTTTCTCCCATCAGGGAGATCGGCTGTGCGATCGTCGTCAGCTCCGGTGTCATAAGTTCACTCAGGTTAATATTATCGTATCCGATAATCTGGATATCATCCGGCACCCGGTAACCCTTTTTTCTCAGAACCTTGTAGACAGAAACCGCGACCATATCGTTTCCGGCAATAATACCGTCTACCCCGGGATATCTCTCCAGCAGCTCCTCCGTCATCCTGATGCCCTCCTGAAAGCTGTACTTACAGTCCACGAAACGCGGAGCAACATCATACCTGCTGCACATCGCCAGATAGCCTTCAAAACGTTTTCTTGCACTGGACAGCGCCTGATCGCCTCGCATGTTGACGATATGGCGGCAGCCGCATTTCACCAGATGTTCCATGGCGAGCCGTCCGCCCTGGTAATGATCCGACTGGACATATGCGATCTGGTTCTTTGCCTTCACTTCACGGTCGAGTACCACAACCGGAACCCGGCATTGTTCCACACTTTCCCTGATGCCCTCCTGATTCGTCAGCAATATGATACCGTCCGCATTCATTCTGCTCAGCAGATCCATATTCGTTTTCTCTTTTTCGAGGTCATTATTAGAATTGCAGAGCATCAGCCGGTACCCCCTGCGGTAACTCTCCTCCTCGATTGCTCGTGCCATCTCATTAAAAAATGGATTCTGGATGTTCGGGAGTATGACACCGATGATTCTTGCTGATTTTTTATATAAGGTCCTTGCTGTCTCGTTCGGTCTGAAACCGGTTTCTTCTATCACCTTCAAAACCCTCTGCTTCTTCTCGTCGTCAACATTTGCTGTCCCATTCATAACTCTTGATACTGTAGAAGGAGAAACTCCCGCCATCTTTGCAACATCTCTAATACTAATCAATATCTCACCCGCTTCCTTTTTTGAAACCCGTTTCAAGTTGATTTCATTATAATCATTTTACAAAAACATGTCAATAAAAATCAGCGTTTTCGTACTTGTGAACAAATT
The Ruminococcus gauvreauii genome window above contains:
- a CDS encoding right-handed parallel beta-helix repeat-containing protein — its product is MIYYVSADASGNGCGSKETPFQTIGEAAAVARAGDEIIVAPGIYREAVSPANGGTDEQHRIVYRSEQPLGAVITGAERVDNWVHHEGNVWKARVSNGIFGSYNPYTTRISGDWYYALEPVHTGDVYLNGKSMYEVMSLDGVLAPVVYESSWDPAFTVYTWYTEQDEDYTVIYANFQGADPNRENVEINVRRNCFFPDKTGVNYITLSGFAVKQAATTWAPPTAWQEGMVGPHWSKGWIIEDCEISHSRCSGISLGKYLQPENENKWSRFCLKDGAQTEREIICQAQAEGWSKETVGSHIVRRCNIHDCGQTGIVGHLGGVFSIIEDNHIHHINNKQDLAGAEIGGIKMHAAIDVIFRRNHIHHCTRGIWLDWQVQGTRVTQNLFHDNVPPRGTKIADGLALAEDLFVEVSHGPTLIDHNLLLSDCACRISAQGIALVHNLIGGSFTWVGEGTDNGSRTLPSPRYTPYHMPHRTEVAGFMTILHGDVRIYNNIFVQQDIREDLTAFAEERHDSGITKCHFVCGTKPYDGYPTGEEYFAGFTPETTCDGNNKDLYYRHLPVYTGGNVYFNGAQPCDTEENYRTDTEHTVTMALIEHNGSYTLETNLYEYLPQIEIPFIGTETLGEAFEPEQKFENPDGTPIVFRRDYFGKLRGITPIPGPFADGCEIKEFNVSVNSAVF
- a CDS encoding sugar ABC transporter ATP-binding protein, which codes for MGRQRLCVKEVTKVFPGVKALDHVSLRLEEGEVLSLVGENGAGKSTLMKVLSGTYPSGSYTGTVEVDGRPVEIMNAQGAEKCGIGMIPQELNIQLDMTAAENVMLGHWPKRKNGLIDWKRLKIQAKKALLSLNIDLDVDIQMRSLNASMQQLVCIARALVQNPSILILDEPTAALTLEETDNLMKIIRKLKADGISCIYISHKLEEVFDISDRVVVMRNGCVVSEYEKTEIVPNQIIADMIGREMDSFYPESHKTFGDEVFRVTDMVVPHPFAPNKNMIDGVSFGVKRGEILGLAGLVGSGRSELLRAVYGALPRTRGSICVEGKECENRDPREAIKNGFFMVSEDRKHDGYVGTMTIRENMTLSIMDKISKHTFIQKKEEKAVVHKFFDYLKIKAPSSETSITSLSGGNQQKVIISRALATDMKVLFLDEPTRGIDVGAKAEIYKIINELAEEGLSIVVISSEMPELISLCDRFVVLRDGRIAGEFMKNEVNEQILLEAAALSL
- a CDS encoding helix-turn-helix domain-containing protein, with amino-acid sequence MIRNIRNVPGVMPTSLEYSYNPTNTARELFLYIEYIGHAYCSQDYSVIRTNYCHYLLMYVQSGKAVVSTEKQTYEVEPGEAFLIETQKPHIYGALGSLESYWVHFNGKNFHPFFEHLIMANHNQHVFNLKNNPVFLWKLQDMLSTFEFNKQNPEIVMSAKLYELLGLMLVNSTSGNADNMGELALYINRNYHKPLSLEKLAKRTGLSVSRFCTLFKKETGYSPYQYIKNTRLHASRKYLTSTTCSMDEIASYVGFADASSYIAAFRHKYGITPHQLRKRLNSR
- a CDS encoding ABC transporter permease, whose translation is MEQKKKSAISRFWKMQESGVLIATIVFVIVVICINQAFISKSNIFNVLRSSGYTLITALGMTLVFISGGLDISVGSTLALGSTVGAMAAQAGLPVPIAVLLGCLAGLAVGLFNGFTIVQMQIPPLIVTLGTMYAGRGVVYILTKGVAIYPLPKSFQAIEQTTLLDIPMIVIIGFVLAVIAHIVLSKTTFGRSVYAVGGNIEAARLSGIRIRSTSIATYAITGVCAAFTGVMMAARLGSGQASSGEGFEMTVIAAVIIGGTSATGGSGTILGTAIGAIFMNVLENSMTLMKVSVYWQKVVIGMILIAAVILDQYKRRRAMRADLKSMETKSEAS